The sequence gtgtttgtttggcGTTTagtgtttttgtgtaaaattattctgctgttgtattttatttattttaattaattaaacaattgcATTTAAGAACTTTTATAtagtaattatatattttaaaactgaTCACATATATACatcgaattaaaaaataatgacacCGTGGGGTAAAATCTGTCGAATTTGTGCCAGCCCAGCGGATTATGAAATTTTTGCCAATATACCGATTTATTTACATGCAAATTGTAAAGATTATTTGGATTGGCAAAAGCCCATTAATGAGATGCTCGAGGAGACCACGGGCCTAAAGGTAATATTGGATAGGTGTGAAGTGAATTATAGTTTgtgatattaatttaatttcttagattttttctaaaacattACCAGAAACATCtgtcaattgttttttttttttgttacacacataatacacaaacaaaaaatacaattgaaagGAAATTAGAAAACTATATTTTATGTCTTGTCACCAATAATTGGTCTGTTCCAGTACTACTCAGGTTTACaggttttattcaaaattaatcagagaagtagaaaaatataatacataGGTATATTGAACATTTAATCATGGGAACGATTTTCagtaaaaacctaaaaattcgATAAGCACTGGAACAAAGCGAATATTCGAATTCCAAACTATAGcattaaattcataaaatttgagTGTACAAATCCAAATTATACATTGTTTTGAGTTATAGGTTTTCCAAATACGTAAACGTACTTATATTTATACACATAAAAGATCTATATCGGGGTTCGATTAGTCAATGGTAAGAAAAACTAATAACACAGTGATACGAAAAGCAATGAAGTAGAAATACCTTAGAAGTGCTACAATTTTACTGGCAGGTGTTTTCAATTTAACAAAAtctgtttttgaaatttgcGACTCTCCTAAATCCTGAGTTACGAGTAAAAAACTGGTTATTCGCACCTTTTTGAACTTATATGCCGGTAACTTAgttgaatataaattttctcAGCAAATTTAGAAAGAATTAATTGAGACCTTTCGAATggtatatataatatttatgtaaCCTTTAGAAATCTGCCaccaaaaatactaaaatctctaaaaaactttatttctagCAATCCCTTGAATTAAATTCTTAGCACTCCAAAATTAGGATTGATATTTAtcaaaagaattatttaaatactCTCATAATATGGCTATATATTATATAGCCAATTAAAACTGAAGcattacttttactttttttatttgctaaaaatccaaaattttaaattctgaatcgtctttaaaaaacatttttcaggtCTCTCCCGATGATGGCctgccaaaaaatatttgtgctctatgcatttcatatttaaaacacGCAAAAACATTTCGAGAACAAGCCATTAATacgtgtttaaactttttagctgttaaagaatataaaaatattatcaatgACAAAAAAGTATGGAATTATGACGAAATAATAGACGAAGTGGCATCGACTACGCAACGTCATTACAATGACGATGACAACCTGAAAAATAATCAAAGCAAAGATCAAAATAAAGTTTCCAAACAACTTATGGCCAACACAAATATAAATGCTACACCAACTCTATCAAGACAAATACAACTTTCATTGCAATATCTAAGCACCCTGTACGATAACAATGTAAGTGCAGCAGCTACTACATCAAATTTGGAAAGAGGCGGTAATGGCTTATACAAGCCTTCGTTGGGTACAAAACAAAGAAGGCAATACAACAAATCAATTGATATGATGATGCCTGGTTCGAGTGGTTGCACTAGTAAAAGACAAAATTTGGAAGACGATCTGCCAAGGACAACATCAAGTGATGAATATGAAACGCCAGAGGAAACGGGAACAGgacatataaaaaacaacatattCTCATATAAAGAGAAGAACTTTGAAGAGGATGATATTATGGATTTAGATGAACTTAAAGATGCTATAACCATTAATATACCCTCAACATGCAAGGAGCACAAATGTTCGTTTTGCTTTAAACGATTTATGTTTGAGGAATCATTTGGTGAACACATTAAAAGTTGTATTGAGTATAAGTTTGCGACATTCCTGGAAGAAATGAATAATCTCTTGTACATTAGGCGGACTAAAGAAATTTCACCTCACGAATTCATACGACGAATGATATTTAGTTTGCGTAAAACTTGTGAATGGTTAAAGGAAAATTGTATTGACACTACTTTACCTGACTTACTACAGAACAATCAAACGCCAGCAGCTGCCACAAATAAACAAAGACTTGTAAGCGAATGTAAATCTACAGCTTCATCCACAGAGGAGCACCTATCCCATAAAGTAGGACATAATAAATTCAGTAAGACTTTATTGGCAACTTCTCCCACGTTATCATCGAGATCAGCCATTGTACGCAACACACCCATTAATATGAGCAACAATATTTTACACGAAATTGAAAGATCGGAAAGTAGAAATTCACAAAAACTGATACTAAAGAAACCTATACCCATATTGGCTACATCTTCTGCTATCAAtactataaacaatttaaagccGGCTAATGTGCAATCTATTTCACAAGACTCGGAACGTTTAGCATTTATGGAAAAACTACAAAATGCTGCCAAACCCATAGTTGCCACTGCAACTGCTGCCCCAGCTACAGCTGTATCAACTCCTATGAAGCCAATATTTCAACTTAATACGAATAATCCTCCTACTCCACTTCTTAGTGTTAGACAAGACTTATTAGTCACTATTGCCGCAAATACAAATACATCAATTAGACACACATCTCCTTTGTTAGATTTGTTACAGTCATCATCTCATAATTCCACAACTCACGTTGTTAATCCTTGTGCCCGTTGTCCTCAATGTAATTTATATTTCGATACATTAGATGCTTTAGAAATACACAATGCTATGCAACACAATTCATTGACAACTGTTTCGTGTGCACCAAGTACTCAAACAGAAGATGAGCTGGATTCAGAATACAAACGTATAATTGCACTCTTTGAAGATGAAgatgaaatttaaatgaaattgtaattgtgttttttttataaatgttaagAAATTGTTTAGTTCAAGGAATTCATATTCACcaactgaaaaatgttttttttttactatactTCCTGATAAATAGTTTATTccacatataaatattaatttctaaactagtattactttattttttatgttttatgcatacatatatagtttttaaagtttattttttaaattaaagcatGTAACTTCGaacaatgttgaaaattttcgaaatcatGTTTATCCACATTTTGTAAACATAATTGTATACTATATCCGTACGTCTTACATAAGTAggtatgtgtatttattttattttcatttatatttttaattttattattttaaattttgaccattacatacaaatgtatttatgagtttatttatttttgtttaatcaaCATTTGTCTTTTACGTATATATACGtataattacaaaatgttaACCCAATGTTTtagttatttatgtaaatttcaatattttttatatacatatgtataataaaacgACATGTAATGTGTTTATTCAAGTAAACTAAACAATCTACTGCTTTGCCATTAGAGTTTCTATTTGGGAAAATCGCGTGCATACAAAATTACTAATAGTATGATCGAAACCCTTAAGATCTACTCCAAAAACAGACGTGCTCCTAGTCTTGAAAGTTAGTAAGTAAACATTGTCCATGAATATTTGTCTTGAGGTTTCAACATGATATTGAAGGTCACCCATCTAATACAGCGGTGGCCagctatttaagacaaatacttgaatttttttttcatcaactgaattttaagttcGATAGAGCCAAAACAGAAGGAcataagggtatgaaatttattattagtaCTACCCGACAGATGTTGTCCTgttcaagttaaaaaaatgcttgtgttcgatttgtgaatttgtgataagcggtttgaaaagggtaaaaatagttaaaaagaaaaaaacgtattattgaatgataatttttattcatataggacatagaataaaatatacatagaaccGCTACTGAGCGACAAATAAGttttttgtcaaaaacctaagtcttgcaaaaacagaatcttatatataaataggccagatgtgcacaatataaaaaaaatatttcaaaattctttgAATAAAAGTGGTTAAAagagttttaaaagtggtcgaatttcggccaccaggcgATTATAGTAtgtacatgtaaatcaatgtacatactttgagtttttacataaaaaatcaaattttggtcagaaatatgagtgatcacagatcgaactctttttcttgattaaacgcttattggccaagttattagcgaatttagaattcagatattttgagtttttatatcaaaaatcgaattttggtcagaaatatgagtgatcacagatcgaactctttttcttgattaaacgcttattggccaagttattagcgaatttagatattttgagtttttatatcaaaaatcgaattttgatcaGAAATACATATGAGTGCTCACAGATCGTgaactttttcttgattaaacgcttattggccaagttattagcgaatttagacattttgagtttttatataaaaaatcgatttttggtcagaaatatgggttatcacagatcgagctccttttcttgattaaacgcttattggacaagttattagcgaatttagatacatattttgagtttttatattaaaaatcgatttttggtcagaaatatgagtgatcacagatcgagctccttttcttgattaaacgcttattggacaagttattagcaaatttagatattttgagtttttatataaaaaatcgatttttggtcagaaatatgagtgatcacagatcgagctgcttttcttgattaaacgcttattggccaagatattagcgaatttagatattttgagtttttatataaaaaataaatttttggtcagaaatatgagtgatcacagatcgagctccttttcttgattaaacgcttattgtccaaattattatcgatttaagctattgtgagtttttatataagtaatcgaattttggtctgaaatatgattgatcacagaccgatgattttgcagatgtatttaataagtgggcgtattagtggacgtggacaatttttcccTTATTGTGAATTCTAACTCATGTGGttgattataataaattattcaaaaagtaccagtaCCAGAATAACGCACTCAGTACAATATATtctgaatttcatatttttaggtaaatttttatagaaaattcataaaGTGCCATTAGGAGAATGAAATAGTACCATTAGTTTTGTTTCCTTAACACCATTAGTCCTCCTATGCTTGATTATTACTTCACTTAGAAGCATATCAGCTGAAGTATATGtccataatttaaataatgtaaaatgttattgtaaaaaaataggAGAAAAAGTACCAGTTTTGGTCTTGACCAGTTAAGTTTGAAATTTCATGTTAATggtctaaagaaaaaaacagtttaCATGGACTTGGACCAATTTACAAATTCGCACTCgagcacaaagtatacagaggcgacacggcaaaaaaaatatatttgtttctttcgctcgaaacaatttcaactggtttggttttgtgcttatttatatagttgtttgttttaacgcactgtctgtattaaaccgcaaatttgttttctctttctatcgaaacaatttcaaaaaaagctgattttagtgtttttgaactgtcaaatttgacgcctctgtatactttgtgactcgagttccaaataacaacctgttaagGGTTcatatttccaaaaagtaccaaattcaaATTTGGCGTTTTTTGTGGAGTATACAATAcgatttaaaacttatttggtaataaccagggaaaccaaaatatgcaaatgcatgttttttctagCGAGTCTAGCGAGTATTTgatagtgcatatttttgcatatttaacccttaaatgcatatttttgcatatatttgttttaagagcatatttatgtcatatttttgcgtttttagagcatattttactgtttaatagcatattttgacttttcaaaaactaattttgtcttacttatttttcgctgttgtgttacaggttttcacttcctttgtttaaaattcaaaattgaaaaatatatggttatttttaatataaaataagcactattttaataattcaaacttaaccatTCTATTATATGTCACTTTGGTTAcgcaaaattcttattttaaattcaaaaatgaaagaattaaaaattattgtttgtcttgcaatccaattaatgcaaaaacgcaatgaaatatttaaaaaacggaagaaaaactaaacacgtttaaaaatatggcaatgtttaaattgttatttgcaaatagtgtcgttaatcaggaattgttttcgtgagttggctatttgcaaataaaaaattaattcactgtttatacggcaaatttttctactttcaatatatttatttgcgaataagtcgtgcgtataaacgtagaaattgtcttttaaatttgctcctataacatcagttgatgtcgaaagcaCATTTTCTATGCGTAAAAATGTTTTCGGATCCattagacaacgatttttatttgaaaatttaagtcaatattttgtaatttattgcaataattcaGCAAATTgccacaaataattttttaacttccTTGGCACTATTCAACGTGTAGACTCCACACACTCGCTGATTTTCCTACCATCAAtgttaaattgaattatttaacAGAAAACTTTATCAGAAGATGTGAACACTCAGAATTCCAGCACATAAACGAGCTAATCGCTTTAtaaattttacccttttttaaccTAGTTTTAGTTCTTAGTATATAGAAATTGattcaaaaaggttttttaaattttttcctccAAAACAATTAACACATAAACTTATTATCAAtattacaacaaaacaaaatgtttaagtagAAAAGGAATATATTTATTGCTAACCTCTTTAAGTAATAAGATAAagtgtaaacaaataaatattaaaaataaacacataataaataaataaaattgcaataataaccttaattgaagaagtgactttatatttatataaaatatcatcaataaATActtctcgaggccttttcatagcttaagtttctactcaaggcgaatttatacaaggtggagtcagtcaaacagctgataatttttttttcgctttttggttctaactattgtcaaattttgtttttatatttaaatatctacatattctaagcttattaacaaaatatttattgtttacataaataagtaaagccctcactattcaattatctacactatattaagtttaaatacttatttgttaaatttttcattttggttttttgacatttgttaagaccaatcgttgtttttgtagaactaacACCACCTTGTATTAATTCGCCTTGTTCCTactgtttttatgttgtatttattttttcttacttgggggttacacgatcaagttttgcctttcaagttttaatacactcacacttttttactaatacactcacacttttaagaattgaaacgaacttgcattcaatttcacattcaagttggtgttcaatttttcattcaagaaaacagctgattacatttttatgtccaatttgtactaaaattgttttcaagttgcgtgcTGACTACGTCAccgctttcaatttttataaattttgataaacagtatatgtaaaagactatcaagaaaaacttgatcgtgtggctgcagtgtaatacttgttttagttcatgttatttttttttattttatgttactttacctttttagagatgaattgtattgatttttttaaataaaagattgTTTTTTacgagcatattttttaaattttaagagcattttttaaattttttactgcatatttaaagcgcttaaaacgcttttttagagcatatttccggtttccctggtaataacaCATGAAGTGACAACACTGCatgtaacaaaaatatgttttaaccctTCAATGTTCTTTCTAATATAATTACATTTTAGTCAATGTGTGTAATATTAGTAAGCTTTTAATCTACTACTAATTCAGCAACTCTGCTTAGACAACCTGTTGAATAAAGGTATCATTAACATTTACATCTGGGATGGATAATTCAGATTTTAAACCGAGATTGAAAAATGTTAGCTTTAAGGCGTTAAACTTCTTTACGAGTTGAAAAAGTTAATTGTTTTGGACTACAACTGTACtgataaagaaataaaagaTGCAACAATTTTTAGAGacacttatacatatatttaaaaacaaaaaagttttgtgGTGGCTGTATTTGTATTGAGGGAAttaaagttgtattttattattatatttaatgttgAAGACATTGACCAGTTTTACATAAATTGATCAGTTTTAAATAAAGACAAAGTATTGTCGTTAAATTTCTAACGTCAAAATATCCGAACGATTAAAATGACACtaaattttccatccctgactTACATTGtgttgttggttggttattgttttgttattgaaaaaatctTTTACGTGCAATTTTCTAccttaatttgttataatttgaattgttaaatattaagaattatgcaattttagtgaaatttaaTGAATCCATAAATGGTTTCTTCAGAAATCTTaatgataaaagaaaaatgtgtaatttgaaatataaactaAATGATTAatgaataaacaacaaaaatctcCCCGAAAAAATCGTAGacgtaaagaaaaacaaaaaaaaagaaattccaATGCGCAGAAGCACAAGCCAACAATCAGTTATTGTAAATTGTTATGGTGGAGCAGTGTAAAAGGTGGGTGAGGTACTGCTTTATGTTGTGTGTAAGGTGGTGAGCTTGTGTGTTGAAGTCGTTTTCTAAAAACTAGTGGATCACCACATAAACAAACTAAAACACTTGTAAGGCTTTTGCTTGCTGGAGCTCTGGGAAAATTGTTGATACATACATTACACAGTGAAGAGGAAAATGTACTTTAAGtaacaattataaaaaacaaaaacacaaattcTAATTAGAAAAACCGTTGTCTAAGCATAAATTACTTGCAACGTATAGAAAaagcagagaaaaaaaaatacaagtgttattacaatacaaataaacggtgaaaataataatgaacTTTATTGCATTCGAGTGATTCCAAAGTCAACAATAACTACAACAATATGTTAACTTTACTAAGTGAATGTCATTTTTGGACAACCCGCGAAGATGTGCGCATTAAACATACAGACTTTGGAGCCTTTCGCTATACACGCAATCGTGAGTTGCAACACATGCCTGTGGATTATTGTGCGGAGGCTAAACGTGACTATACAGAGCGACGCAATGGTTTGACTGTTTTAAAGAATTCCCGTAAATCTCGCATGGGCAGACTAAAAGATAACCTTAAGCGTTTAGAGGAGCTCATGCGTACTTCAAAAGTTGTCCACATACATTGGACGGATGGTTCACAAGTTCTGCTGCTTTTTGCCAACGGTATTATTGCTCATATTTGCATCGATATGTTCACCGGGGATATTTCACGCATGgtgtacgaaaaatatttagtgGGCAAATTGGCTGCTGACACTATAACAGATGGTgagtttttcattattaatttgcATGACTactgttttgtttaatttctacatttgctcACAAAGAGTGaacgtttttaaacatttgtatttttaacaaaatagtaGAAAACATTCCACTGACTAAACTCtttaagataattttaaatttttatttcgctATGAGATATATTTATCGACatgaactttaaaattaaaaactattttttcgcATTTCTTTTTAATGCAAATAATAAAGACCGACCAATATTCGTTTTGGCCTAATATCAAATGAAAACACATAATTAATGGAAaccaaaatgtatataaataaatttttttaaattaaaataatttcggaaATTAATAGTACATAAGAAAAGTCTCAGTTTTTTCGGATTAGTCCGAATATTAGCATTGATTTCGGTCGAGTTCTTTTTAGTAAAtatgttttcattaaatttatggaTATGgatatttcctaaaaaaaaactattttatttatataaaattatttagttcaTAAAAACTTGTTTCCAAGCATTTATGAGATTTATgtggaaattatttaattgcataaaattaaaaccattcTTCTTCACAGTTTTCTATGCTATTGGGACAATTGAACATTTTCAAAAGTAGAACTCCCAGTGAAAATTAGACACCTTGGATTTATATTCAACTATAAAAATCGAGTATATGTGAATGAGCCTTattttcacttctcatttttcttaatatacaatacattctcatgaattaggtttttgaaaatatacataggtttttggctctcagttacctatcagCTGTCATCTATGACTTTCATATGCAAcagcaaaatataattttgaaaactagCTTTTATTGATATGCTCTATCAGGGCTTAGTTACTTTTGgaataaaaatagtttgtaatttttacccgtagatactgatgtgaaattaatgtcaagttaccttttaggttgttgttgtagcagcagtgattactgagttgacagcccttggccgagtgaactcgggtcattccggtgcgtagaaccggctgtcgtgggtaaatttatctgcttggttttttacaccgtagatatctatttgttgaagttacgggcataaaaagaagaaaataatctttgaattaaactatttattatattaCACAATTTATATGATATAAAAAAGCTTGTCGAATATTCGATCTAGTGAtaaagagattattttaacagcttaataaaattttcaaacataagttcgaattttgaataatattacGATGTCATCAGGTGTATGCATGAATGCCAAATTGCAGCCTTTTGGGGCTATGAGAACTGGTTCAAAATCTTTACCTTAACTAACATATAAACAAACTTAaatgtaaatagttttttattgataatctacaccatttccaatagtatttcagaaatttttaattgcatttcaaaagtttataattaattgtatttcgaaaattttcaatatatttcagaattttctaattgtttcAGAAtgttccaattatatttcagaaattgttaattatatttcataattttccaattgtagGTATTTAGGAAATAtcaatttgtatttcagaattttataatcgtatttcagaaatatctgaatgttatatttctgaaatatctaataaaaattctaatcgaaatttctgaaaaacaaatagaaaattctgaaatacatatagaaaattctgaaatataactttaaatttatgatATATGTAGGTACAATTAgaaactattaaaatataattggaaatttctgaaatataattataaactttttaaataaaattaaaaatggtgtAATGCCTTCCACTTGTTGCTGTTTTCCCAAA comes from Calliphora vicina chromosome 2, idCalVici1.1, whole genome shotgun sequence and encodes:
- the LOC135951881 gene encoding uncharacterized protein LOC135951881, yielding MTPWGKICRICASPADYEIFANIPIYLHANCKDYLDWQKPINEMLEETTGLKVSPDDGLPKNICALCISYLKHAKTFREQAINTCLNFLAVKEYKNIINDKKVWNYDEIIDEVASTTQRHYNDDDNLKNNQSKDQNKVSKQLMANTNINATPTLSRQIQLSLQYLSTLYDNNVSAAATTSNLERGGNGLYKPSLGTKQRRQYNKSIDMMMPGSSGCTSKRQNLEDDLPRTTSSDEYETPEETGTGHIKNNIFSYKEKNFEEDDIMDLDELKDAITINIPSTCKEHKCSFCFKRFMFEESFGEHIKSCIEYKFATFLEEMNNLLYIRRTKEISPHEFIRRMIFSLRKTCEWLKENCIDTTLPDLLQNNQTPAAATNKQRLVSECKSTASSTEEHLSHKVGHNKFSKTLLATSPTLSSRSAIVRNTPINMSNNILHEIERSESRNSQKLILKKPIPILATSSAINTINNLKPANVQSISQDSERLAFMEKLQNAAKPIVATATAAPATAVSTPMKPIFQLNTNNPPTPLLSVRQDLLVTIAANTNTSIRHTSPLLDLLQSSSHNSTTHVVNPCARCPQCNLYFDTLDALEIHNAMQHNSLTTVSCAPSTQTEDELDSEYKRIIALFEDEDEI